DNA sequence from the Schlegelella aquatica genome:
TCCTCGACGAGTTGTTCTCCGCGCCCCACGTTGATGACATAGGCGCCCGCCGGCAGCGCCGAGAGCCGGCGGTGGTCCAGGAGCCCGCGGGTCTCGGCCGTCAGCGGCAGCGCGCACACGAGCACGTCGCTGGTCGCGAGCACCTGTGCCAGCCCTGAGGCCCCGTGCACGCAGACACAGCCGGCCACCGCCTTGGGCCGGCGCGACCAGCCCGTGACGGGGTAGCCCACCGGGCCGAAGGCGCGTGCGATCGCCTGCCCGACCGCGCCGAAGCCCAGGATGCCGATGCGGCAGCGCGCCGACGGGCGCACCGGATGCCGGCGCCACAGCCGCTGCGACTGCTGTGCGGCATAGAGCGTCAGGTCGCGTGTATGGCGCAGCGTGCAGCCGAGCACGTATTGGGCGATCTGGACCGCCTGGTCCGGGTCCACCACGCGCGTGAGGGGCAGCCCGGCGGGCAGGTCCGGCACCAGCAGCTTGTCCACCCCCGCGCCGGTGGAACACACGAGCCGGAGCCTCGGATAGCGGCCGACGATGCCGGGCTTGAGTCGCCAGGCGAGCAGCGCCTCCACCTCGTCGGCGGGCGGGTCGTCCTGCTCGGTCCACACCGGGATGTCGGGCGCGGCGGCGCGCAAGGCCTCGGCGAACGGGGCGCTGGGCAGCGGAGACGAGAGCACCACGATGCCCATGCTCATGTCCTTGCCGAGCGCCATTCGCGCTCCTGCAACTCGCGCCACAGCACTTTGCCGGAGCCCGACTTGGGCAGCTCGTCGACGAGCTCGATCACGCGCGGTGCCTTGTAGGCGGCCATGTGCTCGTGCGCCCACGCGAGCAGGGCCGCCGCGTCCACCGTGCCGCGGTGTTCGGCGCGCAGCACGACGAGCGCCTTGACGGTCTCGCCGCGGTGCGGGTCGGGCGCGCCGATGACGCAGGCCTCCTGCACGGCCGGGTGCCGGTACAGCAGCGCCTCGACCTCGGCGGGCCACACCTTGTAGCCGGAGGCGTTGATCATGCGTTTGAGTCGGTCGGCCATGAAGAAGTAGCCGTCCTCGTCGATGCGCGCCAGGTCGCCCGTGCGCAGGAAGCGCTTGCCGTCGAGTGGCACGAACGCCTCCTCGTTCGCCTCGGGCGGCCGCCAGTAGCCCTGCATCACCTGGGGCGCATGGACCACGATCTCTCCCACCTCGCCGGCGGGCAGCTCGTGCAGCGTGTCCGGGTCCACGATGCGCGCATCGACGTCGAACACCGGGATGCCCAGGCACTGCGGCTTGGGCCGGTGTGGCGGGTTGATGTGCGTGGCCGCCATCGTCTCGGACATGCCGTAGCCCTCGACGTAGCGCAGCCCGGTGCGGCGCAGCAGCTCCTCGGCCACGGTCTGCGGCATCGCCGCGCCGCCGCCTCGCACCACCAGCAGGCTGGACAGGTCGCGCCCCTCGAGGCCGGGTTGCGCGAGGAAGTCGATCATCATGGTCGAGATGGACTGCCAGACCGTGACGCGTTGCCGCTCGATCGCGAGCAGCGCCGCGTGCCGGTCCCAGCGGGTGAGCACGACCATCGTCGCGCCGGCATAGATGGGGCCGTGCAGGCTGCCGGTGAGCCCGGTCACGTGGAAGAAGGGCAGCACCGACAAATAGACGTCGTCTTGCGAGCGCCCGAACCAGCGCACGCCGCCCACGGCGGAGCACATCACGCTGCGGTGCGTGTGCACGCAACCCTTGGGGGCGCCGGTGGTGCCCGAGGTGTAGGGCATCGTGCAGGGGTCGTCGGGCCCGACCTCGAGCGGGCCCGGCTCCAGCGCCCGGTCCATCACATCGGACCATAGCGCGACGCCCGGGCCCTGCAAGGCTTCGCGCGGCGCTTGCACCAGCGCCGGGGCGTGCGGGGCGGCAGCGTCCAGCGCGTCGGCATAGCAGGCCACCACCACGTGGGCCAGGCCGCCTTCGCCGACGAGCGGGCGCACCTGGGGGTAGAGGTCCTGCGGCACGACGATCGTGGTGGCGCCGCTGTCGCTCACGTAGTGCCGCAGCTCGTCGGTCTTGTTCATCGGGTTGACCGGCACGACCACCGCGTTCGCCCGCACGATGCCGTAGAAGGCCACGACCCACTGCGGGCTGTTCTGCATGTAAAGCAGCACGCGGTCGCCGCGCGCGACGCCGCAGTGCCCCTGCAGGAAGCCGGCCAGGCGCTCTGCCGCGCGCAGCACCTCGCGGTAGCTGATGTCGCGGCCGTAGTAGTGGATGCACGTCTTGTCGGGGTAGCGGGCGGCGGAGACTTCGAGGTTGTAGAAGAGCGACGTCTGCGGCAGCGTCAGGTGCCGCGGCTGGCCGGGCGGCCAGTGCGCGAAATGCCGCTCGCGTGCAGGGGCGGGGGCGCTCATGCTCGGCACCTCAGCAGGTGGCGCGGCCATCGACGACGATGGCCTGCCCCG
Encoded proteins:
- a CDS encoding long-chain fatty acid--CoA ligase, whose translation is MSAPAPARERHFAHWPPGQPRHLTLPQTSLFYNLEVSAARYPDKTCIHYYGRDISYREVLRAAERLAGFLQGHCGVARGDRVLLYMQNSPQWVVAFYGIVRANAVVVPVNPMNKTDELRHYVSDSGATTIVVPQDLYPQVRPLVGEGGLAHVVVACYADALDAAAPHAPALVQAPREALQGPGVALWSDVMDRALEPGPLEVGPDDPCTMPYTSGTTGAPKGCVHTHRSVMCSAVGGVRWFGRSQDDVYLSVLPFFHVTGLTGSLHGPIYAGATMVVLTRWDRHAALLAIERQRVTVWQSISTMMIDFLAQPGLEGRDLSSLLVVRGGGAAMPQTVAEELLRRTGLRYVEGYGMSETMAATHINPPHRPKPQCLGIPVFDVDARIVDPDTLHELPAGEVGEIVVHAPQVMQGYWRPPEANEEAFVPLDGKRFLRTGDLARIDEDGYFFMADRLKRMINASGYKVWPAEVEALLYRHPAVQEACVIGAPDPHRGETVKALVVLRAEHRGTVDAAALLAWAHEHMAAYKAPRVIELVDELPKSGSGKVLWRELQEREWRSART
- a CDS encoding 2-hydroxyacid dehydrogenase; protein product: MALGKDMSMGIVVLSSPLPSAPFAEALRAAAPDIPVWTEQDDPPADEVEALLAWRLKPGIVGRYPRLRLVCSTGAGVDKLLVPDLPAGLPLTRVVDPDQAVQIAQYVLGCTLRHTRDLTLYAAQQSQRLWRRHPVRPSARCRIGILGFGAVGQAIARAFGPVGYPVTGWSRRPKAVAGCVCVHGASGLAQVLATSDVLVCALPLTAETRGLLDHRRLSALPAGAYVINVGRGEQLVEDDLRRLLDDGHLAGAALDVFEREPPPADHWVWSHPRVLATPHIAAQAADSVVAAQCVAALRAVREGRLPDHAIDRHAGY